Below is a genomic region from Medicago truncatula cultivar Jemalong A17 chromosome 3, MtrunA17r5.0-ANR, whole genome shotgun sequence.
TGAATTAACAGCAAGAATAtgaattttattagtttaaGTGGTGACTGGTGTGGAGTTGTTAGTTATTGTGCAGCCTtgtagtcatttaataaaataagatatgatACATGTAATGgcttaataatattaacataTGCCCTATGGATTTGCTGTATCATCTTATGTGAGGTCCACTATTTTATGCAAGTATCCTAGGGTAAAGCATTCGTTAGAAACCTTCATGTTAGTAGTGTCTCCCAAGCAGAGCCCTTTTATAACTTAGACGATGCCATTCTAGATGGTTGTTGGAAAAGTCTATTTTCATGTTCATAGGTGCAACAAAGAtgaaaaggttaaaaaaatcTGGTTGATACTCGATACTACATGCGTTGGTATCAAATTTAATCTTGCATGTGCATTCTCAAGGTAGCAGGACTGGTTGGTAGTAACAGATAGAGATTCATCCAACGTAAGTTTCATTTATAAGAAGCCGGGGAAAATTTGAAATTCCTACTGGTTTTTTTAGTCCTATGTATCCCATTTCTTATTGACGTCTAACTGttcattagtttttttgttgctcCTACGttattgtatttatctttttttatggaAACGAACTCATGTCAATCATTAGCAATAGCTTGATGAATACAATctggaataacaaaaaaataacaaaaatttgcTGTGGATATAGCTGctctagttaaaaaaataagtaattatgGTAGCAACTAGTTGTCTCTTCGTTAACTTTACCAATGAGCTTGAACGACAGACTTATAAACAATACAATCTTTGATGATAAAACTAAaacaagagatttttttttttaaaaggaaaaacaagCGACATTGTTTTGGCTTATTAAAACTATCCACTACTAATTTGAAATCAAGCTCAAAAATGACATTTTAACACCTAATTCAATCTTCCAATGGATAGCAATGTCTCAACTCTTAGACACATTCCAATGTCTACATTGTTTATTTAGGAAAATTGCGTCAATCTTGCATTTGAACACTTTGGTTGGAGATTTATATTCTTCCATCTTTTATGATACTGATGAGGTTGACTCGGTAGGACATTCTCCGTCGTGTTTATCTTTTAGACATGAACCTCTTAAAATTATATTGATGTtacataaaagataaatattcaGAGAATTGTTCTGTATTCGTGGATTGCTCAAAAGCCCCTTAGATTTTTCGGATCGAAACCCTCGAGTGCACAAAGTCTAATGAAAATTATGACCCGACTAGTATTTTATAGATCAGAGCATAACTCCAATCATATTATTTCACAAGCTGAGCAATTGACGGGACATATAGAGTAATTCTCTAAATATAAAGGATATTCATCTgatgaaaaaatagaaagaagacAACTCATTTTTACTACTTTTGGTTTACGTAAAATGTACGAATTTCTACTTTTATCACTAATAAAAAATCTGAAGAACTGTTTTTGTATCTTATGACCTGTACTCGTTTGAGTCTTACAAATAGAATTTAGTAAGAATCACATGTTAACATTGACAATTCACACATTATTGGATGTTCACATGAAAATGACGCACGACCCATATTTGTTAGGCAAAAAAAACTATTACCGTATTAACCAAGACTAATGATTTTAAGTTTCACACAAATAGTACATAGGGTTTTTTTATGGTAAATGTTTATAGCATTTCCATtaattcataaataataatGCCTCAATTGCATGaaataatttcaataaataGATGGAAATTAACTAGACATGTGGCTACTCCTGTATGAACATGAGCAACCCTATAAAACGGAGAAACAGTTTAAAAATGTAATACCACATTCGTAAGACGATCAAATACATAGTTAACTGCATGCATAACTACTCAAACATGCACATATTACAAACAAAACAGTACTGCTTCCATCCTATATTACATACAAGCATCATTTGATAgtttcatatattaaaaaatagcatattaAATTTGTCAATTTTATGTATGTTTCAAAATAACCTTTCAATTAATGTTTCAGAGAGATCATACATCTGGGATAGCAGCATTTAAGAGATCCCTATTTTAATGAGGTAGAAGTTGGATCATTCAAAGGAGGTACCAGAACATAAGGAGCTTTAATTTAAACAGTCTTCTCTAGTTGCCTACTTAGAGTACACAAGTACAAGCAATAAGTTTATCAAATGCTAAAATAGTACTAGTAACTAGTAACATTAATTCTAGCTTTCAGTGCCTCAAGTTCAGATTGACACAAAAGCTTGTCCTAAATTTCTTATCATACATAAATGTATATTTTCTTCTCAATCCtgacataaataataaaatggcACGTGGAATAGATTAACAGTACTTcccaaagaaaataattaataataatacacaAAGAAATTGTCTTAACCGTGGAACCTGAAGGTTACATTTGGGAATCATCTCGTTCTCAGTAATCAAGTGAGCCAATTGATGGTGGTTGTCCAGAAACAATGTGGTGAGATTCACCAGTGCCATTAAGCCTTTGTCCCGAGCCTAGTCCATGCATTTCTACTGCTTGATCTCCCATCTTCTGAATATCTTCCGGTGAAAGTATTTTGATATACCAAACGTTATTCACGAATGATCTACGAAGGGTCGtgcaaaaaataaagaaaatgtcaGCAAACATCAACCAAAGATAAGCAATTTTAATTGCAAATTCAGCGAAAGTCTTGGTGGAATTGAAATCGATACTTACTCCCACGGATCGTCGCCAAGGAGAAGCACATCATTCTCCCGGTCAACGAACACAAGCTGCCAGCCTGATCTAAGAGGATCTTCTAACTTCCCCTCAATTCCAAACATTTGACCCAACTCCTCTCGCAGCTCACGATAGCAGCTGAACCTAGAGATGTCAAGTGAACGCCCAACCGATCCCGATTTGTAAACCTatgaaaagacaaaattaaactACTAAATTCAATCAAAGAACAGACAAAAGCTGTGCAGATTACTTAAGAATCATACCTTCACAAATGTTGGGTTCTGGTTTTGTGTGTCGATTTGCTCTGCATTTtgcaaaaatgatgaatcttgCATGCAGGCATATAGAGAACCCTGGAATCCAGACTCCCCTAATTGTGTTGATGCACCAGTGTCCGTTGTTGAAGCAGTGTAATTCGGGACAGTGGTGGGGAGTAGAAGACCAGATGAATCGATATTGACACCCGAGAGAGTATGATTTTGGGCATCTGAATCACAATGTGGAGGCACTATAGCCGAATCTTTTCCAGAATATTGTGCATGTGACATTGCGCTGCCAAAGGCATTGACCTGCATATTTCCATACTTTGGAGTCCATGATTGTTGTGGTAACTGTTCATTCATCAATGACTGACCACTTCTTGTTAGACTCGATAGATTCAAGAGATTGCCAGTTCCTTCAGGGCAAAGCGAACCGAGCATGTTTTGTCCCGAGGGAACTGAAGCAGGAAACTTAATGTTTGAATCCAGGAAATCTGGTTTTGAATATGACGGTGACGGCACATTGGATTGTTGTTGTCTCTGATGGAGCTGATCATTTTGAACAAGAAGTGTATCTTGATATGcatgttgctgttgttgagcTTGGAGTTCTTGATTATTATTTGGTTTCTGAAGAAGGTGCTGAGACAGGTTTTCTGTAAGTATTTGGGTTTGTTGTGGCTGCATCATATTAGAGGACACCGATTGTTGAATTGACTGTGGCTGGTGAAGTTGCAAAGGTGAATTATTGTTTCCTGATTGAAGGTAATGGGTAGGCTGTTGTTGAAAATTCACCATTTGTGGCCTCATGAGATATCCACCACCCATGTTCTGCATTCCAGCTGCTGCCAACATGGCTTGGTATTGTTGATTCTGATCATTCCCGAGTAAAGTTGGATCGAGTCTCTGCTGCATCCAGGGCAACATACCAGCACCTTGAAAGTTTAGGGAATTGAGACCTTGGTCTGCAGGTCCACCTCTCATCCACATCAGAGCATTTGTTGCTTCGTCTCTACCATCTGTAACAAGATCCAAGGTAAGTAGAGGATACACAAGAAGACCCTCAAAATAACAACCAAGGTTTTTTTGGAAAGAGGAAAAGACAAGAGACATTATGACCCCTAAGAcactgtttggataaacaacttaattaagtacGAATAGTATAAGCATTTATCCTACATGTGCCTGTGAATAACttatatctacaaaaaaaataaaagaagtcaaattgttttcatgtatgctataagttgttttcgtaAGAGCTGTCATGGAGAGCTTGTGGAAATAAGCTGAATATAGTTTCTAGACATGTCATGAGCtgtttccataaactctccCAAGTGTCTATgccagtagataaactcaaaagtcaattttttccatttttcatttaattaaaaaattgtcgccttattttcaattttttccatctccatttaattaaaaaattaatttgcagTATTACTAACTTCAACTCTCAATTGCTTTCAATTACACGTCATAACTCAAAGCACGTGatagtcaaaaagaaaaattacggATGAAAATTTGTAAACCATATTACAAATTAACTGATAAGGAAAAATGTACCAAGCAAAGATGAAGTGCCAGGATGCCATGGACGTTTCAATCTGAGGGGAAACAATGACGGATACATTGGGAATGTTGTTAAAGGCTCAATTTCCCATAATGACACCCGTGGCTGTCTCTCTCCTGCTGTTGATTCATCCCATCCAACCTATTCACAGCAGATAAAAAGACCGAGTAAGagtcattttttaaaatgtctaatGAAATTTAACTGTGACAATCACaaaggacttatgtgtgatACATGTAACTTTATTTCTTAcataaatataatcatattaacAAGAGCCATAATAACATTAATAAGTGTAACCAATATAAAAAAGCTGTAAAACAATGATATATGCAAGTATAACTATAACAAAAACCATTTAGAGATATGGTACAGTTCTTCAATTGTCCTAGGTTGGCTTACATTTACAAATAATATAGAACAGGCAAAGTGGATTGAAATACCTGAGTTTATAAATATCAGATTGATCCTTTACAAACATAATTTCCTGAATATTTTGCTGGCAAAAAAGGATTCTAGAatttgaaaaaagtaattagGTTGCGAAGGTAGAAATACAAAAATCCTGAAATGATGCTGACTGAAGGCATATGTGTACATTAAACAGAAGAGGTTTGAGGATTAGGTCAATGCTTTCAAGGACAACAAACAAGCAGATACCTATGTATGAAGGTTGGGAGTTTGATTGGGAATTGAAAGGAAGGAAAACAGAGACCTATGAAACCTAAGCAAGTAACAGACCattaaaatagagaaaaacatGGGAAGATATCTAGGAAGACTGCGCTTCTCCCAGGGCACAGTCAACAGAACAAGGCATATAACTAAATAGCAGCACTAAAGTTTACATAATAACAATAGGTATAATATATACTGCTATCTATCTTTCAAACACCTTGCATTGACATCTTTACTTACCTTGACAGAGCGCCAATGAGAATTCTGCCACCGAACAGCATCCAGATCACTTATGCCTGTTATTGTGCCCATGTACCTACAAAATGAAAGTGAGACACGGGTAAGTAAATGAGAAATAGTTTGGTGCAGTACTACCAGATGATAGTATTTTTCCTTCTCTCACATATCAATTGCCGATTGCAGaaaatagcggtttgttcaGATTCCGCTATGCTAGCGCTGCTAtagccactatttgacaacactttatATTAAATAGCATATCGCGGAACAATAGTGGTTTGGTAAAAttccgctatttgacaacacttcaactgcttaaagaaaaataagtagcTTTAGGAGAAATAGTATCTGATGTCTAGAAGTACCTGCGGACACTTGACTCTTCAGTCTCAAAGAGCATCCTGAAGCGCATACCAACAGAAATACGTGTATGGTACACGGCtttgatatattttgaaagtgGTATGACAAACTCAGATGGACTAGCCCTGCCCATGATGTAAACTGTCAAAAGAAGCATTGTAATTTCTTACAAAGAACTCATAAATGAAAATTCAGACAACATTGACAACCTTGGATTATAGAAGACAGTAAAACAGCTATTAGTTGCTGAAGCATGAGCAGCGGCTGCAAGAAGTCCAATGTGCATACTGTCACTGGATAGAACAGATGATGGCATTACAGTTTGCGGTCGATTGGCTCGACGTATTCCCAAAAGAAGCTGATTCTTCTCATTCCTAAAAGCAAAAATACATGGGATGAATATAAAAGAATTAATGTCCAGCTCTCAAGGGGACGAAACAGCAGccaaaagagaaaaaggaaacaatCACCATATGAAAAGCACGGAATCTCCAGCTACAAGTCTCTTAGCACTAACAAATATGCTCCAGCCTGTTGTAAGAAGGTGTCGTTTTGGCTGTCCTGAAATGACATGCAAGCAACAAAGGCATTAGCAAGAGTAGAAAATACAACtgaaatttgtttatttgttgttATGTATTGGTAGCAATAACTAATAATGACTACAGTACATTTCTCTAAATTAGAAATAGTGCACTTAAAGATGTGTTTCTGTTGTGGCCGAAAGAATGGCTCTGAAACCAAAACATGAATAAGCAAACTTGTGAGATTAACTTAAAATAACAGGTAAATGATATGAAGTTGTTACCATTactaatttttctcttaaagTAAAACTATGAAATAATGGAAGAAGATTGATGCATAAGCTTCCGTAACACAAATCTCCCTTTCAGCCAACCGTCATGATCACAATCCATGGTCAGATCACTCAAGTTTTGGATTTATTCAAGCATCTCATACAAAAAAGATGGCTACTGTTTGGGACAGTCCAGAGTTAAAAGGTTGgccaattttgtttttgctaGTTTATATCGGGATTTGACATCTAATGATGAAGTTGATGGATTTTCCATAACTTACATTGGTGATACTCatgaaagaacaaaagaaaaatgcaagACAGAAGTCATACGAGGAGCATGTACAAACAGGAGTTTCCCAAATCTTGGACACTCATGATAGGTCACATTGATCTGAAATTTAATGTACACCAGCAACAATACCAATCAAAGTCCCTTCTTCTCATTATGATGCCAGCTACAAGAGTTGAGCAATTCCATAGTATGACTCACGTCTAGTGATAGACCATTTACATCTAAATCTCTCAATATCATACCTAATTGTTTTCCTTGGCCGCTCTCTAATTATATGAATTTCATCCATCTAGAATGCCCTATTCATCATCAGTGTGTATATGGTCTTCTCCatacatgcccaaaccatcaAATAGTGACTCTACGATCATTTTTACAATGGGAGCTAACCTGGCGTTCTCTTTAATGATATTAACCTTTATATTATCATGTGCAACAACTTATTCACTATAATGTTCTCATGCATTCAATTTCACAACATTGTAGTTCGCAATCGCATGGTTATGCAGTAATTTTATAACTTATTGACATCTATATTTTCGGTTGTTTTGCATTATGGACCCAAGGGGATTAGCAATACTTATTGAAAACTTTTATATAGGTATCCTATTGTTTAAAAATTACGAGTCCCAAAAGCCAAGATCAGAAATGCCATTTTTTTAGAGCTATAGAGACGTATCTTAGGGACTTGACAACTAATTTAATctttaagataaataaaaaccAGACAGCACTGGCTACTAAAGTGCCTTAGCTTCCTCAAGGTCTTGCACAAAATTCCCTGTCAAAACTGGAGAATCCTAACTTAATCTTTAGTATGGCATAACAACGCACAAGCCAGTAATCTAAGTATTTCACAGGTGTCAGGCATGCATTTCTAGAgaaaaacacaatatttttaaGACCCTGATATAAATAACAAGATCGTAAGAATGGAGCAAGAGTTGTACCCCGAAAAATATGTCGAAACTTCCATTCAACATCATGGAGATCCCTAGCAATTAGTTCTTGTGCTGGTGGTTGCTGTGAGAAATCCTGCGTAGCCCAAAATTTAAGAGAAATGCATCTATAACAATCCAGAATCAAACACAAAGGCAAAATATGAACATTACCAGCGGAGGGAAAACTTTCTCAGCTGCACGACGAGGAACAGAGAATCCTCCATGTGTGCTGGTGTCACTGGCTGTCAAAGTCTTGCAAAAATAGTTCGAGGGCTGCTTACTTGGAATGCCCAATTCCATAGGAAGAAATGTATCCTTCTGCTCTTCCTACATCCAtaatcaaaaatgaaaatttcagttctccaaatatataaatagaggTTCAAAAAACATAATGCAAACAGGTCAAAGAAAGTCACCATACCGGAGTCAACGGCTGTAGTGTCATTTGAGCATACACTTCATCTGTTTCAACATCTGCCTGAAAATCAACACACACTCAAGCAGTCAAGCTCAATGAATTTACTCTATAGACAAACAACAGTTAAACAAACAAGCATTACTCAACTATCATAACTAAGCGAAAGATATGAATATACTCACATGCATTGTGACATTATGAAGCTGGCAAACCAACTGAGGTGGCAAACTAGGGTAATTTGGTATTTGCCCATCGATCTCTCGGTTAGTTGTAGCAGACACCTGGAATCAATCAAAACATGTTCAACTCAATGTCCATCCATAGAATCTATTGAATTGTTTCCAAAACAAGTTTGCAAGAAAGGTTTCATTATCTTCCATAGCAAGCAGATTGAAACATTGTAGggaatagaaaagcaaaaaCCTGCTCACTATGACCCTGAGGGAAGTAAACCACACGAGTTCCTGCGGTTGGTAGGGACACTAAGGGCCCCGCACATGCATGCCATAGCTCAGAATTCAGACATTTCTTCTCCCCTCCTCCTCCTACCATcatcaaaaagagaaaaaggaaataaaaaaacttacaagGTTGTTTAAACAACACAAAAGGAGTACTATGATAGAGACACacaacatatttatatatatgtaagaCTAAAAGCCAAAACAAATACTAAGAAATGTtaaaaaagcaaaaagaaagaattgaaaTGGATACCTTCATGTCCCTGCTGACCCAACCCTGATGTTGAAAGCTTCATATCATTCAAGCTTTAcccttttccttttattttctttctctttcattcaaAGACTCAATAGTATTATAAATTTGGCAATCACAAAAACCCTAACTTAAAGCCATAAACTTTCAATTAACTTCAAGCCATTTCAATTCACATTCACCAATCATTTCATCTATCAAAACCAATGCATTACTCTACTACTCCATACTCAAAtactcaaaatcaaacaaacccaaaatccaaacaaaaccaaaacatcccaaaacaataatgaaaaaaacaacCCTTTAAggtaaaacactaaaaaaacaaagaaagttttgttttttacttgaGTTACACAAATTTCA
It encodes:
- the LOC11413758 gene encoding auxin response factor 8; this translates as MKLSTSGLGQQGHEGGGGEKKCLNSELWHACAGPLVSLPTAGTRVVYFPQGHSEQVSATTNREIDGQIPNYPSLPPQLVCQLHNVTMHADVETDEVYAQMTLQPLTPEEQKDTFLPMELGIPSKQPSNYFCKTLTASDTSTHGGFSVPRRAAEKVFPPLDFSQQPPAQELIARDLHDVEWKFRHIFRGQPKRHLLTTGWSIFVSAKRLVAGDSVLFIWNEKNQLLLGIRRANRPQTVMPSSVLSSDSMHIGLLAAAAHASATNSCFTVFYNPRASPSEFVIPLSKYIKAVYHTRISVGMRFRMLFETEESSVRRYMGTITGISDLDAVRWQNSHWRSVKVGWDESTAGERQPRVSLWEIEPLTTFPMYPSLFPLRLKRPWHPGTSSLLDGRDEATNALMWMRGGPADQGLNSLNFQGAGMLPWMQQRLDPTLLGNDQNQQYQAMLAAAGMQNMGGGYLMRPQMVNFQQQPTHYLQSGNNNSPLQLHQPQSIQQSVSSNMMQPQQTQILTENLSQHLLQKPNNNQELQAQQQQHAYQDTLLVQNDQLHQRQQQSNVPSPSYSKPDFLDSNIKFPASVPSGQNMLGSLCPEGTGNLLNLSSLTRSGQSLMNEQLPQQSWTPKYGNMQVNAFGSAMSHAQYSGKDSAIVPPHCDSDAQNHTLSGVNIDSSGLLLPTTVPNYTASTTDTGASTQLGESGFQGSLYACMQDSSFLQNAEQIDTQNQNPTFVKVYKSGSVGRSLDISRFSCYRELREELGQMFGIEGKLEDPLRSGWQLVFVDRENDVLLLGDDPWESFVNNVWYIKILSPEDIQKMGDQAVEMHGLGSGQRLNGTGESHHIVSGQPPSIGSLDY